In a single window of the Antedon mediterranea chromosome 1, ecAntMedi1.1, whole genome shotgun sequence genome:
- the LOC140048942 gene encoding zinc finger C2HC domain-containing protein 1A-like isoform X3 gives MYDEEYEDEPYAPAADVQPCACCGRTFVPETLMKHEPICFKSNTKKRKVFNSAKQRADGTDLIVSKKTPSKLPPSKSKSNWRAKHEEFISTMKAAKKVSHAIKTGGELPPPPKPTYNPDYVECPCCARRFNSSAAERHIPWCQEKQKRIVHKSPVVKKENVAIRTKYKPPLPGVKKGSASGQKGSPSGQKGSPSGSRSGSGVKGSKSSHEVSSLYDEIDHMQISRKPVSMNGINLRKRSNSLDRKKPKPREPVINQRRSNSGDSRFSSNRYDDLDDNNDDDDADYHNRTYNSYRRDSGSGGNRISSADRSNSSRTSTPSSRNSSGSAKRASRFCHECGTRYPVSNAKFCCECGSKRMWIEA, from the exons TGTGCATGCTGTGGTAGAACCTTTGTACCTGAAACGTTG ATGAAACATGAGCCAATATGCTTTAAATCTAACACTAAGAAGAGAAAAGTTTTTAATTCTGCAAAACAAAGGGCAGATGGAACAGATCTAATAGTGTCTAAAAAGACACCAAGCAAACTACCTCCTTCT AAATCAAAGTCTAATTGGCGAGCTAAGCATGAAGAGTTCATATCTACAATGAAGGCAGCAAAGAAAGTTTCTCATGCTATCAAGACTGGAGGAGaactaccaccaccaccaaaACCAACTTACAATCCAG ATTATGTAGAATGTCCATGTTGTGCCCGTCGCTTCAATAGTAGTGCAGCTGAGAGGCATATACCATGGTGTCAAGAGAAACAGAAACGTATTGTACATAAAAGCCCAGTAGTGAAGAAAGAAAATGTTGCAATAAGAACTAAG TACAAGCCGCCATTACCAGGAGTGAAGAAAGGGTCAGCAAGCGGTCAGAAAGGATCACCAAGTGGACAAAAGGGATCACCAAGTGGATCAAGATCGGGGTCAGGAGTAAAGGGTTCAAAATCATCACATGAGGTGTCATCACTTTATGATGAAATTGACCATATGCAAATATCTAGAAAACCtg TTTCAATGAATGGTATAAATTTAAGGAAGCGGAGTAATAGTCTAGATCGCAAGAAACCCAAACCGAGGGAACCAGTAATAAACCAGAGGAGATCAAACAGTGGTGACAGCAGATTTAG CAGTAACAGATATGATGATTTAgatgacaacaatgatgatgatgatgcagaTTACCATAATAGAACGTATAACTCATATCGTAGAGACAGTGGAAGTGGTGGCAATAGGATTTCTTCTGCTGATAG atCAAACTCATCGCGAACTTCAACCCCATCATCTAGGAACAGTTCTGGAAGTGCAAAGCGAGCGTCAAGATTCTGTCACGAATGTGGTACACGTTATCCTGTTTCAAACGCTAAATTCTGTTGCGAATGTGGAAGTAAACGTATGTGGATTGAGGCATGA
- the LOC140048942 gene encoding zinc finger C2HC domain-containing protein 1A-like isoform X1 has product MYDEEYEDEPYAPAADVQPCACCGRTFVPETLMKHEPICFKSNTKKRKVFNSAKQRADGTDLIVSKKTPSKLPPSKSKSNWRAKHEEFISTMKAAKKVSHAIKTGGELPPPPKPTYNPDYVECPCCARRFNSSAAERHIPWCQEKQKRIVHKSPVVKKENVAIRTKYKPPLPGVKKGSASGQKGSPSGQKGSPSGSRSGSGVKGSKSSHEVSSLYDEIDHMQISRKPVSMNGINLRKRSNSLDRKKPKPREPVINQRRSNSGDSRFSSNRYDDLDDNNDDDDADYHNRTYNSYRRDSGSGGNRISSADSSSSNPFSKASALPSISKEAGSNSSRTSTPSSRNSSGSAKRASRFCHECGTRYPVSNAKFCCECGSKRMWIEA; this is encoded by the exons TGTGCATGCTGTGGTAGAACCTTTGTACCTGAAACGTTG ATGAAACATGAGCCAATATGCTTTAAATCTAACACTAAGAAGAGAAAAGTTTTTAATTCTGCAAAACAAAGGGCAGATGGAACAGATCTAATAGTGTCTAAAAAGACACCAAGCAAACTACCTCCTTCT AAATCAAAGTCTAATTGGCGAGCTAAGCATGAAGAGTTCATATCTACAATGAAGGCAGCAAAGAAAGTTTCTCATGCTATCAAGACTGGAGGAGaactaccaccaccaccaaaACCAACTTACAATCCAG ATTATGTAGAATGTCCATGTTGTGCCCGTCGCTTCAATAGTAGTGCAGCTGAGAGGCATATACCATGGTGTCAAGAGAAACAGAAACGTATTGTACATAAAAGCCCAGTAGTGAAGAAAGAAAATGTTGCAATAAGAACTAAG TACAAGCCGCCATTACCAGGAGTGAAGAAAGGGTCAGCAAGCGGTCAGAAAGGATCACCAAGTGGACAAAAGGGATCACCAAGTGGATCAAGATCGGGGTCAGGAGTAAAGGGTTCAAAATCATCACATGAGGTGTCATCACTTTATGATGAAATTGACCATATGCAAATATCTAGAAAACCtg TTTCAATGAATGGTATAAATTTAAGGAAGCGGAGTAATAGTCTAGATCGCAAGAAACCCAAACCGAGGGAACCAGTAATAAACCAGAGGAGATCAAACAGTGGTGACAGCAGATTTAG CAGTAACAGATATGATGATTTAgatgacaacaatgatgatgatgatgcagaTTACCATAATAGAACGTATAACTCATATCGTAGAGACAGTGGAAGTGGTGGCAATAGGATTTCTTCTGCTGATAG CAGTAGCAGTAACCCATTTTCAAAAGCCTCAGCTCTACCATCAATATCCAAAGAAGCTGG atCAAACTCATCGCGAACTTCAACCCCATCATCTAGGAACAGTTCTGGAAGTGCAAAGCGAGCGTCAAGATTCTGTCACGAATGTGGTACACGTTATCCTGTTTCAAACGCTAAATTCTGTTGCGAATGTGGAAGTAAACGTATGTGGATTGAGGCATGA
- the LOC140048942 gene encoding zinc finger C2HC domain-containing protein 1A-like isoform X2 — MYDEEYEDEPYAPAADVQPCACCGRTFVPETLMKHEPICFKSNTKKRKVFNSAKQRADGTDLIVSKKTPSKLPPSKSKSNWRAKHEEFISTMKAAKKVSHAIKTGGELPPPPKPTYNPDYVECPCCARRFNSSAAERHIPWCQEKQKRIVHKSPVVKKENVAIRTKYKPPLPGVKKGSASGQKGSPSGQKGSPSGSRSGSGVKGSKSSHEVSSLYDEIDHMQISRKPVSMNGINLRKRSNSLDRKKPKPREPVINQRRSNSGDSRFSSNRYDDLDDNNDDDDADYHNRTYNSYRRDSGSGGNRISSADSSSNPFSKASALPSISKEAGSNSSRTSTPSSRNSSGSAKRASRFCHECGTRYPVSNAKFCCECGSKRMWIEA, encoded by the exons TGTGCATGCTGTGGTAGAACCTTTGTACCTGAAACGTTG ATGAAACATGAGCCAATATGCTTTAAATCTAACACTAAGAAGAGAAAAGTTTTTAATTCTGCAAAACAAAGGGCAGATGGAACAGATCTAATAGTGTCTAAAAAGACACCAAGCAAACTACCTCCTTCT AAATCAAAGTCTAATTGGCGAGCTAAGCATGAAGAGTTCATATCTACAATGAAGGCAGCAAAGAAAGTTTCTCATGCTATCAAGACTGGAGGAGaactaccaccaccaccaaaACCAACTTACAATCCAG ATTATGTAGAATGTCCATGTTGTGCCCGTCGCTTCAATAGTAGTGCAGCTGAGAGGCATATACCATGGTGTCAAGAGAAACAGAAACGTATTGTACATAAAAGCCCAGTAGTGAAGAAAGAAAATGTTGCAATAAGAACTAAG TACAAGCCGCCATTACCAGGAGTGAAGAAAGGGTCAGCAAGCGGTCAGAAAGGATCACCAAGTGGACAAAAGGGATCACCAAGTGGATCAAGATCGGGGTCAGGAGTAAAGGGTTCAAAATCATCACATGAGGTGTCATCACTTTATGATGAAATTGACCATATGCAAATATCTAGAAAACCtg TTTCAATGAATGGTATAAATTTAAGGAAGCGGAGTAATAGTCTAGATCGCAAGAAACCCAAACCGAGGGAACCAGTAATAAACCAGAGGAGATCAAACAGTGGTGACAGCAGATTTAG CAGTAACAGATATGATGATTTAgatgacaacaatgatgatgatgatgcagaTTACCATAATAGAACGTATAACTCATATCGTAGAGACAGTGGAAGTGGTGGCAATAGGATTTCTTCTGCTGATAG TAGCAGTAACCCATTTTCAAAAGCCTCAGCTCTACCATCAATATCCAAAGAAGCTGG atCAAACTCATCGCGAACTTCAACCCCATCATCTAGGAACAGTTCTGGAAGTGCAAAGCGAGCGTCAAGATTCTGTCACGAATGTGGTACACGTTATCCTGTTTCAAACGCTAAATTCTGTTGCGAATGTGGAAGTAAACGTATGTGGATTGAGGCATGA